The Candidatus Omnitrophota bacterium genome contains a region encoding:
- a CDS encoding STAS domain-containing protein has protein sequence MSSEGLIVKEIKTDECFQVSAIGDLIITNAKGLQRHIDKAIADGMTDIILNLTQIDYIDSFGIGVVVKTKSEIDKRKGRLKVVVNPILMTLFEKCHLDDYIDLEVGEGEETT, from the coding sequence ATGAGCTCAGAAGGATTAATCGTAAAAGAAATCAAAACGGACGAATGCTTTCAAGTCAGCGCCATTGGCGATTTGATCATCACCAATGCTAAAGGATTGCAACGGCATATCGATAAAGCGATCGCCGACGGCATGACGGATATTATTCTCAACCTAACGCAGATCGATTATATCGACAGTTTTGGCATCGGCGTCGTTGTCAAAACGAAGTCGGAAATCGACAAGCGAAAAGGGAGGTTGAAAGTGGTCGTAAATCCCATCTTAATGACGCTTTTCGAGAAATGCCATCTGGACGATTATATCGACTTAGAAGTAGGTGAGGGAGAGGAAACAACTTGA
- the proC gene encoding pyrroline-5-carboxylate reductase gives MSAFDKKIAFVGGGNMAEAVLSGLLRNHTVSEGEILVSEKSPERRAYLDTTYRVETVWDNSLAPQRAATVFLAVKPQILAEVKDELRGGLTDNHLVISILAGMSRDRLGAALGHPDRIVRVMPNLPALLGAGISAITFPETLEESDRQWVRQILQSVGYIVEVQEPLQDVVTAVSGSGPGYIFFLAQHFIAAAVSEGLPEETARKLVTETLAGSAELLRQRPDSPAELVRKVATPGGTTEAGLTALKEKDLPGMIHEMVARAANRSRELNRG, from the coding sequence ATGAGCGCTTTCGACAAAAAAATCGCATTCGTAGGCGGAGGGAATATGGCGGAAGCCGTTCTTTCCGGATTACTTCGCAACCATACCGTCAGCGAGGGGGAAATTCTGGTTTCCGAAAAATCGCCTGAACGCCGCGCCTATTTGGATACGACCTATCGCGTGGAAACTGTGTGGGATAATTCCCTCGCTCCCCAGCGGGCGGCTACGGTTTTTCTGGCTGTCAAACCTCAAATCCTGGCGGAAGTGAAGGATGAATTGCGTGGGGGACTTACGGATAATCATCTCGTTATTTCCATCCTGGCTGGAATGAGCCGGGATCGGCTGGGCGCGGCGCTGGGTCATCCCGATCGCATCGTAAGGGTGATGCCTAACCTTCCCGCCCTGTTGGGAGCGGGAATCAGCGCTATCACTTTTCCCGAAACCTTGGAGGAAAGCGACCGCCAATGGGTGCGGCAAATCCTGCAATCCGTCGGCTATATCGTGGAAGTGCAGGAGCCGCTTCAGGACGTCGTTACCGCCGTATCCGGCAGCGGTCCCGGCTATATCTTCTTTCTGGCGCAGCATTTCATCGCCGCCGCCGTTTCTGAGGGATTGCCGGAAGAGACGGCGCGCAAACTGGTTACTGAAACTCTGGCCGGTTCCGCCGAACTCTTGCGCCAGCGGCCTGATTCCCCGGCGGAATTGGTGCGCAAAGTCGCCACGCCGGGCGGAACGACCGAAGCGGGACTTACCGCCTTGAAAGAGAAGGATTTGCCGGGGATGATTCACGAAATGGTAGCCCGAGCCGCCAACCGCTCCCGCGAGTTGAACCGAGGGTGA